A region of the Spirochaetota bacterium genome:
GAAATAGCTGTACTAAACAACAGATTGATGATTATGCTTCCATTGCATTCAGCATAGGCGAAGTAAAGAAGAATGGCCAGCCTGTCAACATTGGTGATATTTTAAATCAGAATGATATCATTGAAACGGGCACTATGTCTTCCTGTGATATTAAGATTGGCGATTCCTTGATACGTATTAAAGAAAATTCAAAGGCAATACTGGCTCAGCTTTTGCGAAAAGATGGGCTGGAAAATACTACATTAGGGCTTGATGTTGGCAAGATGATCTGTAAGCCTAAAAAGCTATTAAAGAATGAAAGCTTTTTAGTAAAAACACCAACGGCAGTTGCTGGTGTTCGGGGAACAAATTTTTCAGTGGAAGCTGATGCCCAGAAAACCACACGCATTAAAGTTTTTGACGGGAAGGTAGCTGTTGTAAAGCGTGTTGAAGCGGTTGAGGAACATATTG
Encoded here:
- a CDS encoding FecR family protein; translated protein: MKRILIYSLILGLAVWGNSCTKQQIDDYASIAFSIGEVKKNGQPVNIGDILNQNDIIETGTMSSCDIKIGDSLIRIKENSKAILAQLLRKDGLENTTLGLDVGKMICKPKKLLKNESFLVKTPTAVAGVRGTNFSVEADAQKTTRIKVFDGKVAVVKRVEAVEEHIDKIIEAAPAVEEKEKVVITADDVKKAEKKIEEVMKKE